TTGCGACAGCGTGCTCAATCGATAGCTGTAGAAAGGGAAGCGCTGACCGACCTGGCTGAACAACTGGCAGGTGCCGCGCACTTCACCGGTCTCGACATTTTCGAGCACCAGCACGAACAGATCGTCGCCGAGCTTGTCATCGTCACGCGCAAAGGCCTGATTGCTGCGATCGAGCTTGGTCTGCAGCGAGGTGCGGTCGGGCGGCAGATTGGTGAAGCCGCCGCCGGTCAGCTTGGCCATTTCGTACAGGGCCTGAAGGTCGCCATCGCCGGCGGCGCGGATGCGAAAGCTCATGATAGTCCCCGTTCGGCAATGCGCATGATGGTCAGCGCGGACAGCGCGGCGCGCTCGGTCAGGCTGTCGATGATAAGGAATTCGTCCGCCGAGTGAATCGCGCCGCCGCGCGCGCCCATCGTGTCGACCACCGGCACGCCGCAGGCGGCGATGTTGTTGCCATCGCACACGCCGCCCGAATGTTTCCAGGCGATGTCGAGGCCGAGATCGGCGCCGCTGCTTTTCACCAGCTCGAACAATTTGGCCGCGCCGGCGTCGATCGGTTTGGGCGGACGGTTGAAGCCGCCATGGACCTCGATCTGCACGTCATGCTCGGCCGCGACCATCGCCACCGCGCTGTCGATATGCGCGCGCGCTCGCGTAATTTCGTCGAGCGTGGCGGGGCGGAAATTGACTCGCAGGATGGCGAGGTCGGGCACGACATTGTTCGGCCCGCCGCCCTCGATCCGTGCCGGATTGACCGCGAGACGCGGGCCGCGCGCGGCGGCCAGGCGCAAGGCGATATCGGCGGCGGCGACGATCGCGTTGCGGCCCTCCTCCGGATTGCGCCCGGCATGGGCGCTGCGGCCGCGCACGACGATCGAGAAATTGCCCGTACCGCCGCGTGCACCGGCCAGCGTGCCGTCGGGCAAGGCGGGTTCATAGGTCAGCGCGGCCAGCTTGCCGCGCGCCGAACGCGCCAGCAGATTGGCGGACGAGAATGACCCGGTCTCCTCGTCGGAATTGATCACCACCTCATAACCGATCCGCTCGCGGAGCGGCGATGCCTCGACCGCTTTCAATGCGGCGAGCATCAGCGAAAGGCCGCCCTTCATATCGGCGACGCCGGGGCCATTGACCGTGCCGTCGTCGCGAAAGGTCAGCTTCTGGAACGGGTGATCGATCGGATAGACCGTGTCCATATGACCGGTGAACAGCATCTGCACCGGCGCATCGGGGCGCACGGTGAGGTGGAGATGGCGGCCATGGTCGAGCGGCGAGACGATCCCGTCGCTGCCCACGCTTTCGGCCGGTTCGGCCTCGACCATGTCGATTTGCCCGGGCAGTGCCGAAAACGCATCGGCGAGGTTCGCCGCGATCGCCGCCATCCCCGCGAGATTGCGTGTGCCGCTGTTGATCGCGGCCCAATCCTCGACCTGGGCGAGCATCGGCTGTTGGTGGATCAGGTCGATCGCGGCGGTTTCGGCGGGGGACAGTCGGTTCATCGACAGCGTGTTAGCCGCCTGATGCCCGATTTGAAACCGGGGCGGGCGACGATGCGATCAGAAGCTGTAGACGAGCGAGGCGCGGCTGGTCGTGTCGGTGCCGACGCGCCCGACCGGCGGCATGCTTTCATATTGCACGCTGTACGACAATTTGGCGGCAAGCGGGCCGATCAGCCTGGCGTTGAGCGCGGTCGTGCCGGTCACGCTGCTGTTGTAATGCTGGACATAGGCGGAGGCGTCCTGGCTGAGCGTCAGGCCCTTTGACAGCTTCCAGTCGAAGTCGAGCGAGCCGCGCGCGGCCACGCTGCTCTCGACCGTTGCGTCGGTGAAATTGGTGTGGCGAAAGGCCGGGCCAAGCTCGACGTCGAGCGTCATGGCCGGACCCTTGATCGCGCTGTAGCCGGCGCCGAGCGATGCGGAATAGCGGTCGGTATAACCGAGGAACCGGTCGCTTTCATATTGCGCCGCGCCATAGACATAACCGCGTTCGGAGAATTTGAAATTGGGTTCATAGGCGGCGAGATAATGTTCGCGGCTGACCAGTCCCAGGCTCTCCTGATAATCGGCGGCGAGGCGGACCTTGTGGCGCCAGCGCACGGTTTCGCGCTGCAGGTCGAGCGCGCCGCTGATGCCGATATTCTCGGTGTTGCCGGTGGTCAGATAACCGCCGATCTCGGCGCGGCCCTTCCACAGATCGAACGGCCCCGCCTCGCGCAGCATCTCCACCGCCTTGGCGCGGCGTTCGTTGCGCCAGCCATCGGCGACCGCGGCGATCGCATCGGCGCTATCGGGGGCGGCGGCGCGGGCATATTTGACGATCGTCGCGACTTCGCCTTCGTTGCCGGACGCGATCGCTGCATCGAGCATCGCCTTTACCTGGGGCGGGATCGACGCCGGATCGGCATTGCCGAGCAGCAGTGGGGCGCCGAGCAGGAGCGGGACGGCGAGCAGGGTGGGGAGGATGCGCACCGATTGTACATAGCGTCGAAAGCGTCTTTGCGGAACTGGTTGCGCTAACATAATATCGTCGGTCCGGGTCATTTGGTCGCGGGAATGATCATTCATGCCGTCCTTATATGGCTTTAATAAGAATGGGACGCGGGCGCGCGGAGTCCTCGTCGGACGGCTCACTTAACTCCTCCCCCTGCGGGGGAGGAATTTAGGTTTGCCCGTCATCTCTGAGATCCTTGTACAGGCGTTCGCATTCCTCTTCCTCGGTGAGGGGGCGCTGACGCGGTTGGGGGTCGTTGGGCCAGTAGAGCGTGTCGCGGGGCATGACCGGGGCGGCGAAGGTGAGGGCGAGGGCGTCGGCGTCATCGGGCGAGGCGAGGCCACGCGCCTTCATATGTTCCTTCTTCTCAAGCAGGATCTCGGCGTCGTTGGCATAACCATATTCGACGCCGGTCAGGTCGGTCGCCAGTGCATCGTCGTCGGGGATCGCCCCGTTTTCCAGCCAGCCGCGCATATTGATCCACATTTCGGCGCGCTTGTTGGCGGTCTGGACCCGCATAGCGCCCGACCAGGTGGCGTCCGCGCCTTTGCTGCCGAACCAGACTTCATGGACATTCTCCACACCGAGCTGGCGCAGGCGATCGACCACGGCTGCGCCGACACTGCCGGCATCGACGAAGATCGCATCGGGGCGATGGATCTGAGCCTGCAACGCGACATCGCCGGCCAGCGTCATCGCATCGGTCTTGAACCAGCGCTTCCACGGCCGGCTGCGCGCGTCGCGGCCGCAGCGGATCGCGAGCGTCGAATGATCGTCGCCGAAGCGCGCGCAATCGAGCCCGAAGATGAGTGGTTCGGTCGGCAGGTTATGGAAGTCGCGCACCCGGGCGGCATCGACCAGGTCGCTGGCGATGAACTGCATCGAGGACGCGGATGGGAACTGGCCGCGGACACGGACCTTCACGATGTCGCTGTCGACGCCATAAGTCTCGATCAGTTCGTCGAGATAGGCTTTGTTGGTGCCCTCCACCGTGCGGCTGTCGATTTGCGCGGTGTTCCACAGATGGCGATGCGCGCCGAAGCATTCGCGGAACGGGCCGGAATTGCTGGTCGGATTGCCGAAAGCGAGGAAGATGATCTCGGTCTGCTCATCGGTCAGCGCACCGAGTGCGACCTCCCACACTTTGGCCGGGATGCCGCTGGCTTCGTCGAACACGAGGATCAGGCGTTTGCCCTGATTGTGGAGGCCGGCAAACGCCTCGGTATTGGTCAGGCTCCAGGTGACGAGGTCGGCGCGCCAGCTTTTGTCATGACCGGGACTGGTCGAGACGAGCGCGGTCGCGCCGACCCGAAACCAGTCGCGGGTGAGCGAGAGGTTGGACCATTTGGCGAGCTCGGGCGCGGTCTTGGTGAGCAGCTGGTTCTCGGTATTGGCGGTGACCACGATGCGCGTGTCGACGCCGGTATCCAGACCCCATTTGATCAGCATCGCAATCAGTGCGGACTTGCCGATGCCGTGACCCGAGGCGCGGGCGATGCGGCAGGGGGTGAACTGGGTGGCGGGGTTTTGAAGGTGTTCCCCGATCGCTTCCATCACCTCGCACTGCCATTCGCGTGGGCCAGTGACGCCTTTGAGCACGCCTTCGCCCCAGGGGTAGGCGAAGGCGGCATGGCCGAGCGGGTTATGCCTGAAGTCGGGCATCTGCGCGGCGAACGAGTCCGTGGAAGAGGTGTCCATCGCGCGGCTATTCCCGCGCTTGATGGTGCGGTGCTTGACGAAGTCGCGACCCTGCGATTCTGTCGACCCGCTCCATTGCCTTGCGGATTTCCTCGGCGATATTTTTCTCCTCCTCAGGCGGCGGCATGGGGCGAGCCCAGATGCCGGGGCGGCGGGCGCGCAGCCATTGCAGCGCGGCGGTGGTATCGGCACGCACTTCGCGCTTGTAGCGGACGATCACCGGCTCCTCGGCGCCGGTCGGGTGATAGACGCGCACCGCCTCTTCTTCGTAGCCGATCGCGCGCTCGTACAGTGCACGCTCGACACGATCGTCGGCAACGTCTTTGCCCAGCTTGGTCGCCTCGGCGAACTCAGGGTAAGCGGCACGCCAGCGGAAGATGGTGCTGCGTGAGACGCCGAACACAGCGGCGAGTTCGCGATCGGTCAGGCCCTGGGCGTAAAGCTCTTTCGCCTGGCGGACATAAGCGGGTTTGAAGGTTGAAGGACGTGTTTCCATGCTTGCTGGATAGCGGGGGATGCATGGGGTTTGAATCGAGGCGCTGGGTGAAGTGCGGTGGGAGATATGGGACACCGGTTGTCGCGTATTCTTGGTGCGACCAATCTTTCATATATCGTTATATATCAAACAGTTAATTGTGTGCGGCGAGCCTATGAGAAGGCGGCGCGTTTTACGAGTTTAGGGGTTAAGTAAACTGTCACCGAAACTTTGCTCACCTCGTCGCGCCAGCCGTTATCTGCCGTATCTTCGGCGACAATGATCGCTTTGAAGGGCGGGAGCGAAAGCCTGGGAAGGGGCTCGCCGCTCATCAAATGGACATAGCTCGCAGCGCTCATCGTGAGATCATAGCGCACGCTTTCGTGCTGTCACCCTGCGGCTGCGGCCAATTTGGCGGCAATGCACTCATCCCGCCGGTATCGTTGACTCGTAGCGGGCGTCGTTCCGCTAATTAGCGCAAGTCACCATCACAGCAGGAGGCGCTCGGCTTTTTACTTGGCGCCCTTACGTTCGGCGCTGAAGCAGCGCCAGAACGACGGTGGATGCGGCAAGGATGGCGGTGAGGGTCAGTGGCGCGATGGCGCCATAGGTGTCGACGGCATAACCTCCGACCACCGCGCCGATCGTGATCGCAACCTGGAACGAGACGACCATCAAGCTGCCCGTCGCCTCCAGTGCGTCGGGCGCGGCGCGGGACAGGTTGGTCGGCAGCACCACCGGCGCCATGCCGAACGCGAAGCCCCACAGCGTCACGAAAATGAAGGCGATCGCGATATGCGCGCCCGCGAGCACCAGGGCGAGCGCCGCCAGCCCCATCAGCGCGCTGGTGGTCACCAGGGCCATGCGGATATTCGCGTCGGCCAGGCGGCCACCGGCGACGTTACCGACCACGGCGGCGATGCCGAACCCGAGCAGCGCGAGGGCGATCGGAACCGTCGGCAGCAGCGTCACCTGTTCGAGGAAAGGACGCACATAGACCGAGCCCGCGAAATGCCCGGTCATCAGCAAGACGATGGCGAGCATGCCGAGTTGAATGCCGCGCCGCCGCGTCAGGCGCAGGACATCGGCGAGGCTGTTGCTGGTGGTCGCGGGCAGAGTCGGGAGGCTCAACGCCTGCAGCAGCATGGCGAGCGCGGCGAGCCCCGCGGTCATCGCCATGGCGACGCGCCAACCCAGCCAGTCGCTGATCAACGCGCCCAGCGCGGGCGCGGCGATGGTGGCAAGCGAGACGCCGAGCGTGACGATCGCCATGCCCCGGCCGATCGAATTGACGCCGGCCACCCGCGCCACGACCGCGACCGACAGCGCCCAGAAGCCGCTGAGCGCGATGCCCAGCCCGGCGCGGCCGAGCAGCAAGATCCAGAAATCGGTCGCCAGGGCGGCAAGTATGTTGGAGGCGATCGCCAAGGCGCTGAGACCGACCAGCACGGTCTTGCGGTTCAGCCGGCCAATCAGCACATTGCTGAACAATGCGGTTACCGCGCCGACCGACGCGGTGGCGGTGACGACTTGTCCGGCCACGCCCTGACTGACGCCGAGATCGCGCGCCATCGGGGTCAACAGGCCGGCGGGGAGGAATTCGGCCGAGACCAAAGCGAAGCTGGCGGCGGCCATCGACAGGACCGCGAACCAGGTCGCCATGTCCCATGTCTCGGCGGCTGCGGGGGTATCGCCGTCTGCTACTGCGCCATCGAGTTGCAGGGCTATCGTGTCCGACATGAAGAACCTCCTGAATGGGGGCCCTACATAGGTGTGCGCCTTCGGATTATCTGTATCCTATAATCCGAATTCCATGTCAGTTCGTCCGGAATTTGTGCGCCGCACAACGCCCGGCGAGACGCGGGTGATGCGTTTGAAGGCACGGGCGAACGACGCCTCGGACTGATAGCCCAGGCGGCCGGCAACCTCGGCGACCGACAGCGCGCCCTGGCCGAGCCATTCGCGGGCAAGCTGCATGCGCAGGCCAGCGAGATAGCGCGCCGCGCCCTCGCCGAGCACCGTGCTGAAGCGTTCGGCGAAGACCGAGCGCGACTGGCCGGCCAGCGCGGCGAGGGTTTCGAGCGTCCAGCCATGGCCGGGGTCGCGGTGCATCGCCGCGAGGGCGCGGCCGAGATGCGGGTCGCGGATAGCGGCGAGCCAGCCGGTGGTCGAGCTGCCGGTGCAATCGACCCAGCAGCGGATCAGCCGCGCGGTGAGCAGATCGGCCATGCGCGACAGGATCGTGGCGCTGCCCATGCGCGGTTGCGACGCCTCCGCAGTCATCGCCTCCAGCAAGGGGCCGATGATCGGGTCGCTGGCGGCGACGTCGCAGCCCTTGATCAGCGGCGGCATCAGGTTGATCAGGGGGTGAAGCGCATAGGCGTCCAGCGCCATCGAGCCGCAGAAAAGCGTGCTGGTCGCGCCGGTTCCTTCGCGCACGACCTCACAGACATTGCCGCCCAGCCCGACCACCTGGCATTCCTTGAGGCAGTCGTTGACGACATGGGGCGAACTGGCCAGCCGGTGCGCGATGCCTTGCGGCAACAACACCAGATCGCCGTCATTCAGTTGCTGCCAGCCCTGTGCCTCGGTGTGGATGAAGCATGGCCCCCTGCTGACGAAGTGAAAGCGCAGCAGGTCCTGACGCGGGAAGCCGATGCTCCAGGGGTGCCGGAGTTCGCAGCGGCCATAATTGACGCCGCTCAGGCGGAAGTCCTGCAGGACCTGGCTGAGTGGGTCCATTGCGACTGGGGGTGGGGAGGGGCTGGACGATGGGGTGGGCATTTGGGTGATTTATGTGCCGGGCGTCCGGATGGCAACTGGGCAGACTGTGTTTAGGGGATAAGTAAGCAGCCACCGTAATGCTGCTGTCGTAATCTGAGTGGCTAGCGGGGTCCGATGTATCGGAACAATAGCCGGTCAGCATAGCCGGTCTGAGGGTGCGGCACTACGACAACTTCGACGTTCTTGCTGCCGAATGCGGCATCGAGTACCTCAGTTTCGGTCATCTTCAATTCGCCGGAGATCCTGAGAAGCGATCGCTGCCCGCGATCATAGCCAGCAAGTTCATCCTTCAGATACTTGTTGAGGGCCCATCTGCGCCGCCAAACCCGCCAGACAAATATCACCCATAGCCACATTGCTACGACTGCAGTCGCCACCGAAGCGATGTGATCTAAAAAATCGAGCATATCTTCCCCCATACAGGTCGAGATTTTTCACTCAGAATGTTAACGACCCTATCGGGTTGCTCGCTCGAGAGCGTTCGGTGCCGTCTATCCTTGGCGTCGTTCACTCGTCGGATGAATTCTGAGCCCGTTTACGACGTTTTTGCTGTATCGTCGCGTCGCATTAAACCTGTCTTAGACGACGCCGACGTTCACGCCAGCCCTACTAAGAGACAACTTGGAACTGAACGTACTTTCGCGTTTGCCTAGATTGCGCGGAAACTGCCGGTCGGGTTCTGCCCCTTTCGTTGCTCGGCCTTTAACGCGGAAGCATTCCCTTCTGCGTCAGTCCAATATATTAGGCCTCCAATGCGCTTGGGGGAACGGCGCGACTTTAGGGGGTTAACATGGCATCACACCCGTACATTTCCGGTCCCGGGAATATTGCGCAGATGATTGGATATTTACGGAAGAATTTTCCGGCTACCGTCACTTCTGATACGGTCAAGAAGTATTCGATTGCTCCGAACAACGAGAGTTACGTTATCAATTCACTTCGTTTTATTAATATTATTGACGAAGAAGGCAAGAGAACATCCAAAGGACACGATGTATTCCTGCTCGGAGACGAGGAGTTCTCAAAAGCATTCGAAGTATTAGTGCGCGAAAGTTACGCAGATTTGTTTGAATTGCGGGCTGATGATGCTTGGACAATGACCAAGAGTGAGCTCACGTCGTATTTTCGTGCTACCGACAAGACTAGCGAGCTAATCGGCAGCCGGCAGGCGTCTGTGTTTATCATATTCCGCGGGCTGGCGGGTCACGAGCAACCTGCAGAGAAGTCTGTGATGAAGACGATTACAAAATCTAAATCGGTCAAGCCTAAAGCCTCGCCGACTAAGGTTGCCAAGACTCCCGATATAATGGTGAATGGCGGTAGCGCAGCGGAGACCATCGGCGGGAAGTCTGCGCGAGATATGGCACTGACGGTCCGGATTGAAATAAACTTGCCAGCGAACGGATCACAAGAGACCTACGATAACATTTTTAAAAGTATCCGGGCCAACTTGATCAATGAGTAAAGCACTGAGGGCCTTCGAGAAGATCGCCCGATTAGCCGGCGATTTAAGTACGGAGCGCTGCGATCGAGAGGAGCAGTCGCATCCATTCGATGAACGGAATATCCACCCTGATATCAGTCACGTAAGCCTCAAGCTGTTCGACAACGGTCATTATTCCCAGGCAACGTTCGAGGCGTTCAAGCTTGTCGATATCAACGTGAAGAAGTTGTCTGGAATTAATGAGAGCGGCTTCAAATTAATGATGGCTGCCTTCGCTGAGGCCAACCCGAAGATCAAACTTACCGCGCTCGCGACGCAGAGTGAGATTGATGAGCAGTCCGGCTACAAGTTTATCTTCGCTGGTGCTATGTCTGCGATCCGTAATCCCCGCGGTCACGACATAAACATCGATCCAATTGATCGTTGCCTTGATCATCTCTCTTTCGCCTCTGTTTTGCTGAGGAGGCTTGAGGATAGGGATTCCGAAACTCTATCTTGATGGATTTTCGAATGGCTACAGAGCCCACGTCCGACGACATCATGGCTACCGTTAAGGAGTCGGGCTATCTTATGGAGCAAGAGGTTGCCACGTTACCCTAGCAACGCGGGCTGCATGTGCGAACCAGCGTAGCATTTGGGGATCGGGCGAAGGGAAATCACGCGAGATCGATGTTACGGCCGTTAAGTGCGTAGGTCAGCATTACGGTACATTACGGTGATACGTACAACAACTCCCTTACTTCGGGTGCAGCGTGAAAGGCGGTTTGCAAGTGTCACCGAAATTCAATTACGGAGGCTCTCGATTAACAACCGCCGCGGGTTATAAGTAGGCTGCGGCAGCTTTCCAAGGGATTATCGCGAGCGACTGCGCGATATAGACCGCCATAAATATCCATGGGACGACCCGTTCCACTTGGTGAAAGGGTCGATGACGCTGGCCGTCCAAATCGGGATCAAGTTGGCCCCATTCATCGTGAAATGGTTGCTCGACGAGTCTCTGTTCAAGGTCGTTTATAACCTTAAACTTGGCTTGATTAAGCGTCTTGTAGCTCAGGATATTGATGATCCATACTGCGCAAATCGCGATACCCGCGACGGAAATGACGATGACATTTAACGCGCGGGGCTGGAGGGTGCCGAGGTAAGCGGAGCCGCCGACCAAGAGGGTGTTTACAGACAGGTAGAAGTTATTAGCGGACTGCCGACGTTGGCTGACTCGATCGGACATCTCGACCAGAAGCTTATAGATTTCGAGCCGCTCCGTCTTGGCGCGATCTGTTTCAGGTGGAGGAGAGGTTTTTAATGTCAAATGCGATTCAGAAACGCTGAGATATTGGGCCAGGTCCAATCGTACACCGCGACTCCCTGCAACTCTACGGGTAGCGAGTAAGGGCGGTTGTCCTGTGTCGCGTACATACCGATTAACGGAATCCCTTCCTCCCGGGCAGTTCTGATCTCGAAGAGTTGACCAGTCGCCTGTGCAGTATTCCGCGTTACAAACGCTATCATGCCATCGCAGCCCTTGATTCGGGCGCGACAACGATTGCGCCAGTCCGTCTCCCACGGCTGCTTCACAGACATATCAGTCCATTCAAATGGCGTGCGTTGATTTGCCGCTTGCCCGACGAGCCGATCCCGGGCCCATTTATCCTCAACCGCAAATGCGATGAAAACACGATGATGCTTTGCCATTTCTCAATCCACC
This portion of the Sphingomonas sp. So64.6b genome encodes:
- a CDS encoding helix-turn-helix domain-containing protein, with amino-acid sequence METRPSTFKPAYVRQAKELYAQGLTDRELAAVFGVSRSTIFRWRAAYPEFAEATKLGKDVADDRVERALYERAIGYEEEAVRVYHPTGAEEPVIVRYKREVRADTTAALQWLRARRPGIWARPMPPPEEEKNIAEEIRKAMERVDRIAGSRLRQAPHHQARE
- a CDS encoding DUF5343 domain-containing protein: MASHPYISGPGNIAQMIGYLRKNFPATVTSDTVKKYSIAPNNESYVINSLRFINIIDEEGKRTSKGHDVFLLGDEEFSKAFEVLVRESYADLFELRADDAWTMTKSELTSYFRATDKTSELIGSRQASVFIIFRGLAGHEQPAEKSVMKTITKSKSVKPKASPTKVAKTPDIMVNGGSAAETIGGKSARDMALTVRIEINLPANGSQETYDNIFKSIRANLINE
- a CDS encoding terminase, with translation MDTSSTDSFAAQMPDFRHNPLGHAAFAYPWGEGVLKGVTGPREWQCEVMEAIGEHLQNPATQFTPCRIARASGHGIGKSALIAMLIKWGLDTGVDTRIVVTANTENQLLTKTAPELAKWSNLSLTRDWFRVGATALVSTSPGHDKSWRADLVTWSLTNTEAFAGLHNQGKRLILVFDEASGIPAKVWEVALGALTDEQTEIIFLAFGNPTSNSGPFRECFGAHRHLWNTAQIDSRTVEGTNKAYLDELIETYGVDSDIVKVRVRGQFPSASSMQFIASDLVDAARVRDFHNLPTEPLIFGLDCARFGDDHSTLAIRCGRDARSRPWKRWFKTDAMTLAGDVALQAQIHRPDAIFVDAGSVGAAVVDRLRQLGVENVHEVWFGSKGADATWSGAMRVQTANKRAEMWINMRGWLENGAIPDDDALATDLTGVEYGYANDAEILLEKKEHMKARGLASPDDADALALTFAAPVMPRDTLYWPNDPQPRQRPLTEEEECERLYKDLRDDGQT
- a CDS encoding hydrolase, producing MNRLSPAETAAIDLIHQQPMLAQVEDWAAINSGTRNLAGMAAIAANLADAFSALPGQIDMVEAEPAESVGSDGIVSPLDHGRHLHLTVRPDAPVQMLFTGHMDTVYPIDHPFQKLTFRDDGTVNGPGVADMKGGLSLMLAALKAVEASPLRERIGYEVVINSDEETGSFSSANLLARSARGKLAALTYEPALPDGTLAGARGGTGNFSIVVRGRSAHAGRNPEEGRNAIVAAADIALRLAAARGPRLAVNPARIEGGGPNNVVPDLAILRVNFRPATLDEITRARAHIDSAVAMVAAEHDVQIEVHGGFNRPPKPIDAGAAKLFELVKSSGADLGLDIAWKHSGGVCDGNNIAACGVPVVDTMGARGGAIHSADEFLIIDSLTERAALSALTIMRIAERGLS
- a CDS encoding DUF481 domain-containing protein; translated protein: MRILPTLLAVPLLLGAPLLLGNADPASIPPQVKAMLDAAIASGNEGEVATIVKYARAAAPDSADAIAAVADGWRNERRAKAVEMLREAGPFDLWKGRAEIGGYLTTGNTENIGISGALDLQRETVRWRHKVRLAADYQESLGLVSREHYLAAYEPNFKFSERGYVYGAAQYESDRFLGYTDRYSASLGAGYSAIKGPAMTLDVELGPAFRHTNFTDATVESSVAARGSLDFDWKLSKGLTLSQDASAYVQHYNSSVTGTTALNARLIGPLAAKLSYSVQYESMPPVGRVGTDTTSRASLVYSF
- a CDS encoding AraC family transcriptional regulator, with the translated sequence MDPLSQVLQDFRLSGVNYGRCELRHPWSIGFPRQDLLRFHFVSRGPCFIHTEAQGWQQLNDGDLVLLPQGIAHRLASSPHVVNDCLKECQVVGLGGNVCEVVREGTGATSTLFCGSMALDAYALHPLINLMPPLIKGCDVAASDPIIGPLLEAMTAEASQPRMGSATILSRMADLLTARLIRCWVDCTGSSTTGWLAAIRDPHLGRALAAMHRDPGHGWTLETLAALAGQSRSVFAERFSTVLGEGAARYLAGLRMQLAREWLGQGALSVAEVAGRLGYQSEASFARAFKRITRVSPGVVRRTNSGRTDMEFGL
- a CDS encoding TIGR02391 family protein, with the protein product MSKALRAFEKIARLAGDLSTERCDREEQSHPFDERNIHPDISHVSLKLFDNGHYSQATFEAFKLVDINVKKLSGINESGFKLMMAAFAEANPKIKLTALATQSEIDEQSGYKFIFAGAMSAIRNPRGHDINIDPIDRCLDHLSFASVLLRRLEDRDSETLS
- a CDS encoding MFS transporter, with amino-acid sequence MSDTIALQLDGAVADGDTPAAAETWDMATWFAVLSMAAASFALVSAEFLPAGLLTPMARDLGVSQGVAGQVVTATASVGAVTALFSNVLIGRLNRKTVLVGLSALAIASNILAALATDFWILLLGRAGLGIALSGFWALSVAVVARVAGVNSIGRGMAIVTLGVSLATIAAPALGALISDWLGWRVAMAMTAGLAALAMLLQALSLPTLPATTSNSLADVLRLTRRRGIQLGMLAIVLLMTGHFAGSVYVRPFLEQVTLLPTVPIALALLGFGIAAVVGNVAGGRLADANIRMALVTTSALMGLAALALVLAGAHIAIAFIFVTLWGFAFGMAPVVLPTNLSRAAPDALEATGSLMVVSFQVAITIGAVVGGYAVDTYGAIAPLTLTAILAASTVVLALLQRRT